The segment TCCTTGAACGGGAAGCCGAGGTGACGGAGAAGGGCGCGGCCCTCATCGTCGTTGGTCGCCGTGGTGACCACGGTGATGTCCATACCCCGGACGCGGTCGATCTTGTCCTGGTCGATCTCGTGGAACATGACCTGCTCCGTGAGACCGAAGGTGTAGTTGCCACGGCCGTCGAACTGCTTCGGCGACAGACCACGGAAGTCGCGGATACGCGGGAGCGCCAGCGACAGCAGACGGTCCAGGAACTCCCACATGCGGTCACCGCGCAGGGTGACGTGGCAGCCGATCGGCTGACCCTCGCGCAGCTTGAACTGCGCGATGGACTTCCGGGCCTTGGTGACGGCCGGCTTCTGGCCGGTGATCGTGGTGAGGTCGCGGATGGCGCCCTCGATCAGCTTGGAGTCGCGGGCGGCGTCGCCCACACCCATGTTGACCACGATCTTGACGAGACCGGGGGTCTGCATGACGTTCTCGTAGGAGAACTCGTCACGCAGCTTGCCCGCGATCTCCTCGCGGTAGCGCAGCTTCAGACGCGGCTGAGTGGTGGTCGTCATCAGATGTCCTCACCCGTCCGCTTGGCAACGCGGATCTTGTTGCCCTCGTCGTCGAAGCGGTAGCCGACGCGAGTCACGACCTTCTTGCCGTCCTTCTCCACGACCAGCTGGACGTTGGAGACGTGGACGGGCGCCTCGGTGGTGATGATGCCGCCGGTCTGCGAACCACGGGCGGTCTGACCGGCCTTGGTGTGCTTCTTGACCCGGTTGACACCCTCGACCAGGACACGGTTCTCAGTGGGGTAGGCCACAATGACCTTGCCCTGCTTGCCGCGGTCCTTACCGGTGATGACCTGGACCAGGTCGCCCTTCTTGATCTTCATCGGTTACAGCACCTCCGGCGCGAGAGAAACGATCTTCATGAACTTCTTCTCGCGCAGCTCACGGCCGACCGGGCCGAAGATGCGGGTACCGCGGGGGTCGCCGTCGTTCTTGAGGATCACGGCGGCGTTCTCGTCGAAGCGGATGTACGAGCCATCCGCGCGACGGCGCTCCTTGACGGTCCGGACGATGACGGCCTTGACGACCTCGCCCTTCTTCACGTTGCCACCGGGGATCGCGTCCTTGACGGTGGCGACGATGACGTCACCGATTCCCGCGTAGCGGCGGCCCGAGCCACCGAGAACACGGATGCAAAGGATTTCCTTCGCACCGGTGTTGTCGGCGATCCGAAGCCGCGACTCCTGCTGGATCACGTCTATCTCCTGGGTTGTCGCGTCGGTTCCCGGTGGGGGCGGGTTGCCCCGACCCCACCGAGCCTGACGGAACGGTCCTGAGGCCCCAATATTTTTTCTGGGGCCTCAGGGATTACTTGGCCTTCTCGAGGATCTCGACGATGCGCCACCGCTTGGTGGCGGAGGTCGGCCGGGTCTCCGCGAGGAGGACCCGGTCGCCGACGCCGGCGGCGTTCTGCTCGTCGTGAGCCTTGAGCTTGTTGGTACGACGGATGACCTTGCCGTAGAGGGCGTGCTTCACACGGTCCTCGACGGCGACCACAACGGTCTTGTCCATCTTGTCGCTGACGACAAGGCCCTCACGGGTCTTGCGGTCGCCGCGCTTGGCGTTGGTCTCAGTCACGTTCTTCTCGCTCATCAGGCGCTCTCCACCGTCTCGATGCCGAGCTCACGCTCACGCATGAGGGTGTAGATCCGGGCGATGTCCTTGCGGACGATCTTCAGCCGGGTGTTGTTCTCCAGCTGGCCGGTGGCCGCCTGGAAGCGAAGGTTGAACAGCTCTTCCTTCGCCTCGCGGAGCTTGCCGAGGAGACCCTCGTCATCGAGCTCGCGCAGCTCTGCCGTCTTGGTGCCGGCCGCCATTACGACTCACCTGCCTCGCGCCGGATGACCCGGCACTTCATCGGAAGCTTGTGGGCGGCGCGGATGAGCGCCTCCTTGGCTACCTTTTCGTTCGGGAAGGACAGCTCGAACATCACCCGGCCGGGGTGGACGTTCGCGATCCACCACTCCGGAGAACCCTTACCGGAACCCATGCGGGTTTCGGCCGGCTTCTTCGTCAGCGGACGGTCCGGGTAGATGTTGATCCAGACCTTGCCACCGCGCTTGATGTGACGGGTGATGGAGATACGAGCGGACTCGATCTGCCGGTTCGTCACATACGCGGGGGTGACGGCCTGCAGGCCGTACTCGCCGAAAGCCAGCTCCGTGCCGCCCTTCGCCATACCGCGGCGCTTGGGGTGGTGCTGCTTGCGGTGCTTGACCCTACGGGGGATCAGCATGACGGGTCAGGCCTCCGTTCCAGTGGTCTCCGGGCTCGCCGGGGCCTCAGTGGTCGCCTCGGCCTTGGGGGCCGGGGCGTCACCCTGGGGACGACGGCCACGGCCACCGCGCTCGCCACCGCGACGCTGCGGACGGTCGCCACCGGGGGCACCGGCACCGCCACGGGCGGGACGGTTGCCGGCACGGGCGGCGGCGTTCTCGGCGCGGACCTCGGCGATGCTCTTCACATTGCCCTTGTAGATCCAGACCTTCACACCGATACGGCCGAAGGTCGTCTTGGCCTCGAAGAAGCCGTAGTCGACGTTCGCACGGAGGGTGTGCAGGGGCACACGGCCCTCGCGGTAGAACTCCGAGCGGGACATCTCGGCGCCGCCGAGGCGGCCACCGCACTGGATCTTGATGCCCTTGGCGCCGGCCTTCATCGTCGACTGCATGCTCTTACGCATGGCGCGACGGAAGGAGACGCGGGAGGAGAGCTGCTCGGCGACGGCCTGGGCCACCAGCTGAGCGTCCGTCTCGGGGTTCTTGACCTCGAGGATGTTGAGCTGGACCTGCTTGCCGGTCAGCTTCTCCAGGTCGCCGCGGATACGGTCGGCCTCCGCGCCGCGACGGCCGATGACGATGCCCGGCCGGGCGGTGTGGATGTCGACGCGGACGCGGTCACGGGTGCGCTCGATCTCAACCTTCGAGATGCCGGCGCGCTCCATGCCCTGCGTCATCATCCGGCGGATGGCGACGTCTTCCTTGACGTAGTCCTTGTACAGCTTGTCGGCGTACCAACGGGACTTGAAGTCCGTGGTGATGCCGAGCCGGAACCCATGCGGGTTAACCTTCTGGCCCATTACCGGGTCCCTTCCTTGCTGGAGACGACCACGGTGATGTGGCTGGTCCGCTTGCGGATCCGGTAGGCACGGCCCTGGGCGCGCGGACGGAACCGCTTCAGGGTCGGGCCCTCGTCCACGAACGCCTCGCTGATGAACAGCGACTCGGCGTCCGTGTGGTCGTAGTTGTGCGCGGCGTTGGCAATGGCGCTGTCCAGCACCTTGCCCACCGGCACGCTCGCGGCCTGCGGGGCGAAACGCAGGACCGCCTGAGCCTCCGTGGCGCTCATGCCACGGATAAGGTCCACCACGCGGCGGGCCTTCATGGGCGTGACGCGGATGTACCGCGCCTGGGCCCTGGCTTCCATGGTTGTCCCTTCGGTGTCAGTCATAGTCGTTCACACACCCCGCCGTCAGCGACGCTTCGACTTGCGGTCGTCCTTGACGTGGCCGCGGAAGGTGCGGGTCGGCGAGAACTCGCCGAGCTTGTGGCCGACCATGGACTCGGTGACGAACACCGGGACGTGGATCTTGCCGTTGTGCACCGCGATGGTGTGGCCCAGCATCGCCGGGACGATCATCGAGCGACGGGACCAGGTCTTGATGACGTTCTTGGTGCCTGCCTCGTTCTGCACGTCCACCTTTTTGATCAGGTGGTCGTCGACGAAGGGCCCCTTCTTGAGACTACGCGGCATCTAAACCCGCTCCTAGCGCTTCTTGTTCGTCTTGCGGCGGCGGACGATGTACTTGCTGGACGCCTTCTTCGGCGAGCGAGTACGTCCTTCCTTCTGACCCCACGGGCTGACCGGGTGCCGGCCGCCGGAGGTC is part of the Streptomyces sp. NBC_01262 genome and harbors:
- the rplN gene encoding 50S ribosomal protein L14, which produces MIQQESRLRIADNTGAKEILCIRVLGGSGRRYAGIGDVIVATVKDAIPGGNVKKGEVVKAVIVRTVKERRRADGSYIRFDENAAVILKNDGDPRGTRIFGPVGRELREKKFMKIVSLAPEVL
- the rplX gene encoding 50S ribosomal protein L24 produces the protein MKIKKGDLVQVITGKDRGKQGKVIVAYPTENRVLVEGVNRVKKHTKAGQTARGSQTGGIITTEAPVHVSNVQLVVEKDGKKVVTRVGYRFDDEGNKIRVAKRTGEDI
- the rplE gene encoding 50S ribosomal protein L5, with translation MTTTTQPRLKLRYREEIAGKLRDEFSYENVMQTPGLVKIVVNMGVGDAARDSKLIEGAIRDLTTITGQKPAVTKARKSIAQFKLREGQPIGCHVTLRGDRMWEFLDRLLSLALPRIRDFRGLSPKQFDGRGNYTFGLTEQVMFHEIDQDKIDRVRGMDITVVTTATNDDEGRALLRHLGFPFKEA
- the rpmC gene encoding 50S ribosomal protein L29, with product MAAGTKTAELRELDDEGLLGKLREAKEELFNLRFQAATGQLENNTRLKIVRKDIARIYTLMRERELGIETVESA
- the rpsC gene encoding 30S ribosomal protein S3, producing the protein MGQKVNPHGFRLGITTDFKSRWYADKLYKDYVKEDVAIRRMMTQGMERAGISKVEIERTRDRVRVDIHTARPGIVIGRRGAEADRIRGDLEKLTGKQVQLNILEVKNPETDAQLVAQAVAEQLSSRVSFRRAMRKSMQSTMKAGAKGIKIQCGGRLGGAEMSRSEFYREGRVPLHTLRANVDYGFFEAKTTFGRIGVKVWIYKGNVKSIAEVRAENAAARAGNRPARGGAGAPGGDRPQRRGGERGGRGRRPQGDAPAPKAEATTEAPASPETTGTEA
- the rpsQ gene encoding 30S ribosomal protein S17, with amino-acid sequence MSEKNVTETNAKRGDRKTREGLVVSDKMDKTVVVAVEDRVKHALYGKVIRRTNKLKAHDEQNAAGVGDRVLLAETRPTSATKRWRIVEILEKAK
- the rplP gene encoding 50S ribosomal protein L16; protein product: MLIPRRVKHRKQHHPKRRGMAKGGTELAFGEYGLQAVTPAYVTNRQIESARISITRHIKRGGKVWINIYPDRPLTKKPAETRMGSGKGSPEWWIANVHPGRVMFELSFPNEKVAKEALIRAAHKLPMKCRVIRREAGES
- the rpsS gene encoding 30S ribosomal protein S19 translates to MPRSLKKGPFVDDHLIKKVDVQNEAGTKNVIKTWSRRSMIVPAMLGHTIAVHNGKIHVPVFVTESMVGHKLGEFSPTRTFRGHVKDDRKSKRR
- the rplV gene encoding 50S ribosomal protein L22: MEARAQARYIRVTPMKARRVVDLIRGMSATEAQAVLRFAPQAASVPVGKVLDSAIANAAHNYDHTDAESLFISEAFVDEGPTLKRFRPRAQGRAYRIRKRTSHITVVVSSKEGTR